The following proteins come from a genomic window of Salminus brasiliensis chromosome 15, fSalBra1.hap2, whole genome shotgun sequence:
- the creb1a gene encoding cyclic AMP-responsive element-binding protein 1a yields MTMEAGADVQQGGDTAVSETDTQQIATLAQVSMAAGQASASGPTVTLVQLPNGQTVQVHGVIQAAQPSVIQSPQVQTVQISTIAESEDSQESVDSVTDSQKRREILSRRPSYRKILNDLSSDAPAVPRIEEEKSEEDSAPAITTVTVPTPIYQTSSGQYIAITQGGAIQLANNGTDGVQGLQTLTMTNAAGTQPGTTILQYAQTSDGQQILVPSNQVVVQAASGDVQAYQIRTAAASTIAPGVVMASSPALSGQGGAEEATRKREVRLMKNREAARECRRKKKEYVKCLENRVAVLENQNKTLIEELKALKDLYCHKSE; encoded by the exons ATGACCATGGAGGCAGGAGCAGACGTCCAGCAGGGTGGCGACACTGCTGTCTCTGAGACAGATACCCAGCAGATTGCCACTTTGGCGCAG GTTTCCATGGCGGCAGGGCAGGCCTCAGCCAGCGGGCCTACCGTGACCCTGGTGCAGCTGCCCAACGGTCAGACAGTTCAGGTTCATGGGGTCATCCAGGCTGCCCAGCCTTCCGTCATCCAGTCCCCCCAAGTCCAGACTGTACAG ATCTCCACCATTGCTGAGAGTGAGGACTCGCAGGAGTCTGTGGACAGCGTGACAGATTCTCAGAAACGGAGGGAGATCCTCTCCAGACGGCCCTCTTACAG AAAGATCCTGAACGACCTGTCATCGGACGCTCCAGCGGTTCCACGGATAGAGGAAGAAAAATCGGAGGAGGACTCCGCTCCAGCCATAACAACGGTCACAGTGCCAACGCCCATTTATCAAACAAGCAGTGGCCAGTACA TTGCCATCACGCAGGGTGGAGCCATCCAGCTGGCCAATAATGGAACAGATGGGGTTCAGGGACTCCAGACGTTGACGATGACCAATGCGGCGGGCACTCAGCCGGGCACCACCATTCTGCAGTACGCCCAGACCAGTGATGGCCAACAAATCCTGGTGCCCAGCAACCAGGTGGTTGTGCAAG CTGCTTCTGGGGATGTTCAGGCATACCAGATCCGTACTGCAGCTGCCAGCACCATTGCTCCAGGCGTGGTTATGGCGTCCTCTCCTGCTCTGTCCGGCCAGGGAGGGGCTGAGGAGGCTACACGCAAGAGGGAAGTACGCCTCATGAAGAACAG GGAGGCAGCGCGGGAGTGCCGTCGGAAGAAGAAGGAGTATGTCAAGTGTCTGGAAAACCGTGTGGCCGTGCTGGAGAACCAGAACAAAACCCTCATCGAGGAGCTCAAAGCACTTAAAGACCTTTACTGTCACAAATCTGAATAA
- the chmp2bb gene encoding charged multivesicular body protein 2b yields the protein MASLFKKKTVDDVIKEQNKELRGTQRQITRDRAALEKQEKQLELEIKKMAKSGNKEACKILAKQLVQLRKQKTRTYAVSSKVTSMSTQTKLMHSQMKMAGAMGTTAKTMQAVNKKMDPQKTLQTMQNFQKETAKMEMTEEMINDTLDEIFEDSGDEEESQDIVNQVLDEIGIEISGKMAHAPSAGRNNPAAASTSKADGISDEEIERQLRALGVD from the exons ATGGCTTCGCTCTTCAAGAAGAAGACGGTAGATG ATGTTATCAAAGAGCAGAACAAAGAGTTGAGAGGAACACAGAGACAGATAACGCGAGATCGAGCGGCACTGGAGAAACAGGAAAAGcagctg GAGTTAGAGATAAAGAAAATGGCCAAGTCGGGTAACAAGGAGGCCTGTAAGATCCTGGCCAAACAGCTTGTGCAGCTGAGGAAGCAGAAGACCCGGACGTACGCAGTCAGCTCTAAAGTCACCTCCATGTCCACCCAGACCAAACTCATGCACTCCCAGATGAAGATGGCAGGAGCCATGGGCACCACTGCAAAA ACAATGCAGGCTGTCAACAAGAAGATGGATCCGCAGAAAACCTTGCAGACCATGCAGAACTTCCAGAAGGAGACGGCCAAGATGGAGATGACTGAAGAAATGA TCAATGACACGCTGGACGAGATCTTTGAGGACTCAGGGGATGAAGAAGAATCTCAGGACATTGTGAACCAGGTGCTGGACGAGATCGGCATTGAAATCTCAGGAAAG ATGGCCCACGCTCCTTCAGCCGGCAGAAACAACCCCGCCGCCGCCTCCACCTCCAAAGCAGATGGGATATCAGACgaggagatagagagacagcTAAGAGCTCTCGGAGTGGACTAA